One Gordonia sp. SID5947 genomic region harbors:
- a CDS encoding LUD domain-containing protein, translating to MSAREEILGRIRNALDDVHDPRVEETPVDWAYGRPVSTGDLGLVDRFAERVADYRATVEQVSADDLGAAVAAALSEVDGPIIADELVRIRLDVELNWMNDDDLSPTDLDAVGAVVTTVAVGIANTGTIVLDHGAGQGRRAVSLVPDVHLCVVEADQVVTDVPEAVARLVETGAQARPQTWISGPSATSDIELDRVEGVHGPRNLHVLIVR from the coding sequence ATGAGCGCACGCGAGGAGATCCTCGGCCGTATCCGGAACGCGCTCGACGACGTGCACGATCCACGCGTCGAGGAGACGCCGGTCGACTGGGCTTACGGGCGACCGGTGAGCACCGGTGACCTCGGTCTGGTGGATCGTTTCGCCGAGCGGGTGGCCGATTATCGGGCCACGGTGGAGCAGGTGTCGGCGGACGATCTGGGAGCTGCGGTGGCGGCCGCGCTGTCCGAGGTCGACGGTCCGATCATCGCCGACGAACTCGTCCGTATCCGCCTCGACGTCGAGCTGAACTGGATGAACGACGACGACCTGTCTCCCACCGACCTCGATGCCGTCGGCGCGGTGGTGACCACCGTGGCGGTCGGGATCGCCAACACGGGGACCATCGTCCTCGACCACGGCGCGGGCCAGGGCCGCCGCGCGGTGTCGCTGGTGCCCGACGTACACCTCTGCGTCGTCGAGGCGGACCAGGTGGTCACCGACGTCCCCGAGGCCGTCGCCCGGCTCGTCGAGACCGGGGCGCAGGCGCGGCCGCAGACCTGGATCAGCGGGCCGAGCGCAACCAGCGACATCGAACTCGATCGGGTGGAAGGCGTACACGGTCCGCGAAACCTGCACGTGCTGATCGTCAGGTGA
- a CDS encoding YtxH domain-containing protein, with amino-acid sequence MGRATPDRSPDVLTRVAAGVVVPVVAVAAHGLGAGSVPGSAGMLLSVGIGALVALFLGGQRQRSVTTATLATAGLLTLAQIGSHLSLMAGQTQSAMHHDALLPMLLTHLIAIPSSAALIVVAAGLLRALTSTMRRLSPPPRVAAPPHVAVVRWVAPHLYSGVVVGGVGVRGPPGLS; translated from the coding sequence ATGGGTCGTGCGACGCCTGACAGGTCGCCGGACGTGCTGACGCGCGTCGCGGCGGGCGTCGTCGTCCCGGTGGTCGCGGTGGCCGCACACGGCCTGGGAGCCGGCTCGGTGCCCGGCTCCGCCGGCATGCTGCTCAGCGTGGGCATCGGTGCCCTCGTGGCGTTGTTTCTCGGTGGTCAGCGGCAACGATCGGTCACCACGGCCACACTTGCCACCGCCGGGTTGCTGACGCTGGCCCAGATCGGTTCGCATCTGTCGTTGATGGCCGGTCAGACGCAGTCGGCGATGCACCACGATGCGCTCCTGCCGATGCTGCTCACGCACCTGATCGCCATCCCGTCGAGTGCCGCTCTCATCGTGGTCGCGGCCGGTCTCCTGCGGGCGCTCACCTCGACGATGCGCCGGCTGTCGCCGCCACCGCGGGTCGCTGCGCCCCCGCACGTCGCTGTCGTGCGCTGGGTCGCGCCCCATCTGTATTCCGGTGTCGTTGTCGGAGGGGTCGGAGTTCGGGGTCCACCGGGTCTGTCCTGA
- a CDS encoding GNAT family N-acetyltransferase — protein sequence MPHTSSTAVEIRELSSPTDLQQLTHVFDDVWHPDPGNRPVSVDMLRALSHAGNYVAGAYVGDRLAGGSVGFFSAPVGRSLHSHITGVSRIGRGHNVGHALKMHQREWALARGLQTITWTFDPLVARNAYFNLTKVGAVPVAYHRDFYGEPAHEMAGGDESDRLLVSWSLESSAPEASTDTVDALLRDGARLAIEADGADPRPVTDLGAGSVVIVPVPRDIESMRRTHPVTAARWRSALRMALAPFFGPADADLGQTEAQADAPTTRFLRSGHYVVNPVHG from the coding sequence ATGCCGCATACGTCGTCGACCGCCGTCGAGATCCGCGAGCTGTCCTCTCCGACCGACCTGCAGCAGCTGACACACGTGTTCGACGACGTGTGGCACCCCGATCCCGGTAACCGGCCGGTGAGTGTCGACATGCTCCGTGCCCTCTCACACGCCGGGAACTACGTCGCCGGTGCATATGTCGGCGACCGCTTGGCCGGCGGAAGCGTGGGGTTCTTCTCGGCGCCCGTCGGGCGATCGTTGCACAGCCACATCACCGGGGTGTCCCGTATCGGCCGCGGCCACAACGTCGGCCACGCACTCAAGATGCACCAGCGAGAGTGGGCCCTCGCCCGTGGCCTGCAGACCATCACCTGGACCTTCGATCCGCTCGTCGCGCGTAACGCCTATTTCAACCTCACCAAAGTGGGTGCGGTACCTGTTGCCTACCATCGTGATTTCTACGGCGAGCCGGCGCACGAGATGGCCGGCGGGGACGAGAGTGATCGCCTGCTCGTCTCGTGGTCGCTCGAGTCGTCGGCACCCGAGGCGTCCACCGACACCGTCGACGCCCTCCTGCGCGACGGTGCGCGCCTCGCCATCGAGGCCGACGGTGCCGATCCACGGCCGGTCACCGACCTCGGTGCCGGCTCGGTGGTGATAGTCCCGGTCCCCCGCGACATCGAGTCGATGCGACGAACGCACCCGGTGACCGCTGCGCGGTGGCGCTCCGCGCTGCGCATGGCGCTCGCGCCGTTCTTCGGTCCCGCGGACGCCGATCTCGGGCAGACCGAGGCGCAGGCCGATGCGCCCACGACCCGGTTCCTGCGTTCCGGCCACTACGTGGTGAACCCCGTACACGGCTGA
- a CDS encoding alpha/beta fold hydrolase, which translates to MRSEFARGVARGFGHVLRPYPIRDIPAGRTVDLPGRGPTYVTDSGPTDAPVVFLLHSVLTTGLLCWYPVIPELNQRYRVITMDQRWHGRGIRSDGFDLVDCADDVVAVADALGIDEFIAAGFSMGGGIAQLAWRQHRDRVAGLVLCSTGPYFSTRDPEHRANAHRTGRLLNATSRIMPKPSRRLDDTSAHTTVWAMRQFFSTPLGRMGQFGDGLGQFDSRPWLDEIDVPTSVVVSVRDRVVEPERQELLVDGIPGARRFEVHGGHACCVLGAQLFIQPFTDAVDAVAEASNRSVQVRTQ; encoded by the coding sequence GTGAGATCTGAGTTCGCCCGTGGTGTGGCCCGTGGGTTCGGCCATGTTCTGCGTCCGTATCCGATCCGCGACATCCCGGCCGGGCGGACTGTCGATCTCCCCGGGCGGGGGCCGACCTACGTCACCGATTCCGGACCGACGGACGCCCCCGTGGTCTTCCTGCTGCATTCGGTGCTCACCACCGGGCTGCTCTGCTGGTACCCGGTGATCCCGGAGCTGAACCAGCGATACCGGGTGATCACGATGGATCAGCGGTGGCACGGCCGCGGCATCCGGTCGGACGGATTCGACCTGGTCGACTGCGCCGACGACGTGGTGGCGGTCGCCGACGCGCTCGGGATCGACGAGTTCATCGCCGCCGGCTTCTCGATGGGCGGCGGAATCGCGCAGCTGGCGTGGCGGCAACATCGCGACCGCGTCGCCGGCTTGGTGCTCTGCTCGACGGGGCCGTATTTCAGCACCCGCGACCCCGAGCACCGTGCCAACGCCCATCGGACGGGACGGCTGTTGAACGCGACGAGCCGGATCATGCCGAAGCCGTCGCGCCGCCTCGACGACACCTCCGCCCACACCACGGTGTGGGCGATGCGTCAATTCTTCTCGACACCGCTCGGCCGGATGGGGCAATTCGGTGACGGCCTCGGTCAATTCGACTCGCGCCCATGGCTCGACGAAATCGATGTGCCCACCTCGGTGGTGGTCTCGGTCCGGGACCGGGTGGTCGAGCCGGAGCGTCAAGAGCTGCTCGTCGACGGGATTCCGGGGGCGCGACGGTTCGAGGTCCACGGTGGACACGCGTGCTGCGTCCTCGGTGCCCAGCTCTTCATCCAGCCGTTCACCGACGCCGTCGATGCGGTCGCCGAGGCGTCGAATCGCTCGGTTCAGGTCCGAACCCAGTAG
- a CDS encoding YcnI family protein, which yields MSNKLIRRLAVPTGALAMAAAATFAGVGAASAHVTANAPTLSQGGYGVVNLVVPNESDTSATTELTVTLPKLKSARPEVMPGWKSTVAKDPSTEEVTSITWTALPGTPGVPVGEFAQFRISGGPFPEQESVSLPAVQTYADGEKVDWSQPMGANGEEPEHPAPTLTLGAAEEGTGHHGGAATRGDSTADSTSASADSSSTDGTARWLGGIGLVIGALGAVFGVAALTRSGRRQTAAQHGDDARRGDDA from the coding sequence ATGAGCAACAAACTGATTCGACGACTTGCGGTGCCGACGGGCGCGCTGGCCATGGCCGCGGCGGCCACCTTCGCAGGTGTCGGCGCCGCCTCCGCACATGTCACGGCGAATGCCCCGACCCTGAGCCAAGGGGGTTACGGCGTGGTGAACCTCGTGGTACCCAACGAGTCCGACACCTCGGCGACCACCGAGCTCACGGTGACACTGCCGAAACTGAAATCGGCGCGACCCGAGGTGATGCCGGGATGGAAGTCCACGGTCGCCAAGGATCCGTCGACCGAAGAGGTCACCTCCATCACCTGGACCGCGCTGCCCGGAACACCCGGTGTCCCGGTCGGTGAATTCGCCCAGTTCCGAATCTCCGGGGGGCCGTTCCCCGAGCAGGAGAGCGTGTCACTGCCCGCCGTGCAGACCTACGCCGACGGCGAGAAGGTGGACTGGTCACAGCCCATGGGGGCGAACGGGGAGGAGCCGGAGCATCCGGCGCCGACCCTCACGCTCGGGGCAGCCGAGGAGGGTACCGGCCATCACGGCGGCGCCGCCACACGGGGTGACTCCACCGCCGACTCGACCTCCGCCTCGGCGGACTCGTCGTCGACCGATGGGACCGCACGGTGGCTGGGCGGTATCGGCCTGGTCATCGGAGCCCTCGGTGCGGTCTTCGGCGTGGCGGCCCTGACCCGCTCCGGCCGCCGTCAGACCGCGGCACAGCACGGTGATGATGCGCGCCGCGGTGACGATGCGTAG
- a CDS encoding ABC-F family ATP-binding cassette domain-containing protein gives MSATVHVAGLSAGHGERTLFSDLDLTIADGDVFGLVGANGAGKSTLLTLLAGVGTADHEGSITLSPPDAEIGYLAQEAAARTGETVRQFLSRRTGVAAAQSAMDAAAEALGEGGEDLYSPALERWLHLGGADLDERSEQVAASVGLSVDLDLPMSTLSGGQVARVGLAALLLSRYDILLLDEPTNDLDLDGLAQLEEFVTSTRTPMVIVSHDREFLARTVSGIVELDLAQQQVSVYAGGYEAFLVERAVARRHARDAYEQYAGTKAALTERAQMQRNWMEHGVRNARRKSKDNDKVGKGLRLESTEKQASKVRQTQRRIERLEEVAEPRKEWELRMEIAAAPRSGSVVATLNQAVASRGGFTLGPISTQVDAGDRIVITGANGSGKSTLLALLLGTREANSGTASLGSGVLVGEVDQARGLFVGDKPLADTFATHVPDMSDADVRTLLAKFGLRGHHVTRGVTSLSPGERTRAALALLQARGVNLLVLDEPTNHLDLPAIEQLEQAVESFTGTVLLVTHDRRMLSTVRATRRWALDAGRLTETLA, from the coding sequence ATCAGCGCCACGGTGCACGTCGCAGGCCTGTCGGCCGGCCACGGCGAACGAACCCTGTTCTCTGATCTCGACCTGACCATCGCCGACGGCGACGTGTTCGGGCTGGTCGGCGCGAACGGTGCCGGTAAGTCGACGCTTCTCACCCTGCTCGCCGGCGTGGGGACGGCCGATCACGAGGGCTCCATCACCTTGAGTCCACCGGATGCCGAGATCGGTTACCTCGCCCAGGAGGCGGCTGCGCGGACCGGCGAGACCGTACGCCAATTCCTGAGCCGCCGAACCGGTGTCGCGGCCGCGCAGTCGGCGATGGATGCGGCCGCCGAAGCCTTGGGCGAGGGCGGCGAGGATCTCTACTCGCCGGCGTTGGAGCGCTGGCTGCATCTCGGTGGCGCCGATCTCGATGAGCGGTCCGAGCAGGTCGCGGCGAGCGTGGGGCTCAGTGTCGACCTCGACCTGCCGATGTCCACCCTGTCCGGCGGACAGGTGGCTCGCGTCGGGCTCGCGGCACTCCTGTTGTCGCGCTACGACATCCTGCTTCTCGACGAGCCGACGAATGATCTCGACCTGGATGGGCTGGCACAGCTCGAGGAGTTCGTCACGTCCACGCGCACACCTATGGTGATCGTGAGCCACGATCGCGAGTTCCTGGCGCGCACCGTCTCCGGCATCGTCGAGCTCGACCTGGCCCAGCAGCAGGTATCGGTTTACGCCGGCGGCTACGAGGCCTTCCTGGTGGAACGCGCGGTGGCGCGCCGCCACGCGCGCGACGCCTACGAGCAGTACGCCGGCACCAAGGCAGCGCTGACCGAGCGGGCCCAGATGCAACGCAACTGGATGGAGCACGGCGTCCGCAACGCGCGACGGAAATCCAAGGACAACGACAAGGTCGGTAAGGGACTTCGGCTGGAGTCGACCGAAAAGCAGGCGTCGAAGGTCCGGCAGACCCAGCGCCGGATAGAGCGGCTCGAGGAGGTCGCCGAGCCTCGCAAGGAATGGGAACTGCGGATGGAGATCGCGGCCGCCCCGAGATCGGGGTCGGTGGTCGCGACCCTCAACCAGGCTGTCGCGTCGCGCGGAGGCTTTACGCTGGGTCCGATCAGCACACAGGTCGACGCCGGCGACCGGATCGTGATCACCGGCGCCAACGGCTCGGGCAAGTCCACGCTCCTGGCACTGCTCCTCGGCACGCGGGAGGCAAATTCCGGCACGGCCTCGCTCGGTTCCGGCGTCCTGGTCGGCGAGGTCGATCAGGCTCGAGGCCTGTTCGTCGGAGACAAGCCGCTCGCGGACACCTTCGCGACTCACGTCCCGGACATGTCCGACGCCGACGTCCGCACACTGCTCGCCAAGTTCGGTCTCCGTGGACATCACGTCACTCGCGGTGTCACCTCACTCTCGCCCGGGGAACGTACCCGGGCAGCGCTCGCGCTCCTGCAGGCCCGCGGTGTGAACCTACTGGTCCTCGACGAACCGACCAACCACCTCGACCTGCCCGCGATCGAGCAGCTCGAGCAGGCCGTCGAATCGTTCACCGGAACGGTGCTGCTGGTGACCCATGACCGTCGAATGCTCAGCACGGTCCGAGCGACGCGTCGGTGGGCCCTCGACGCCGGCCGACTGACCGAAACGCTCGCCTGA
- a CDS encoding alpha/beta hydrolase, producing MMDIDRPKIEGSVAVGGGRRRIGFAEFGTANGRALFWLHGTPGARRQIPTEARAFAAEMGIRIIGIDRPGVGSSTPHAYGSVSEFAADLGEVADSLGIDEFAVIGLSGGGPYALAVAHAFPGRVVTAGILGGVAPTVGREAINGGAMRIARAAAPVLGVAGAPVGKVVSSVLSVARPIADPAISVYGRLSPRGDRELLSRPEFRAMFLDDLLHGGGRRMEAPFSDIVVFARDWGFRVSDVTVPVRWWHGDRDHIIPYGHGEHMVSLLPDAKLFTMHGESHLGALGMSLDIITELLAVWDQPR from the coding sequence ATGATGGACATCGACCGTCCCAAGATCGAGGGCTCCGTCGCCGTCGGCGGAGGTCGGCGACGAATCGGTTTCGCCGAGTTCGGAACAGCCAACGGCCGCGCCCTGTTCTGGTTGCACGGCACGCCCGGTGCGCGGCGCCAGATCCCGACGGAGGCCCGCGCATTTGCGGCGGAGATGGGTATCCGGATCATCGGCATCGACCGTCCCGGCGTCGGCTCGTCGACGCCGCATGCCTACGGATCGGTCTCCGAGTTCGCCGCCGACCTCGGCGAGGTCGCCGACTCCCTGGGCATCGACGAGTTCGCGGTCATCGGTCTGTCCGGTGGTGGCCCGTACGCTCTCGCAGTGGCCCATGCCTTCCCCGGCCGGGTCGTCACGGCCGGCATCCTCGGCGGTGTCGCACCCACCGTCGGAAGAGAAGCGATCAACGGTGGCGCGATGCGAATCGCACGGGCCGCCGCACCGGTCCTGGGCGTGGCCGGAGCACCCGTCGGCAAAGTGGTGAGCTCGGTACTGAGCGTGGCTCGTCCCATCGCCGACCCGGCTATCTCGGTCTACGGTCGACTCTCCCCGCGCGGTGACCGAGAGTTGTTGTCACGTCCCGAGTTCCGAGCCATGTTCCTCGACGACCTGCTACACGGCGGAGGCAGGCGGATGGAGGCTCCGTTCTCCGACATCGTGGTCTTCGCGCGCGACTGGGGATTCCGGGTCTCCGACGTGACGGTGCCGGTGCGCTGGTGGCACGGCGACCGCGACCACATCATCCCGTACGGCCACGGCGAACACATGGTGTCGCTCCTACCCGATGCGAAGCTCTTCACGATGCACGGCGAGAGTCATCTGGGGGCGCTCGGGATGTCGCTCGACATCATCACCGAACTCCTGGCGGTCTGGGACCAACCTCGCTGA
- a CDS encoding (Fe-S)-binding protein has translation MRVALFATCFNDTMWPETPKATVLLLERLGVDVDFPLEQTCCGQMFTNTGYADEAVPGVRAFVEVFGRYDAVVAPSGSCVGSVRHQHRWLAERTGDRTLCSAVDALVPKVYELSEFLVDVLGVTDVGAYFPHRVTYHPTCHSLRMLHVGDKPLQLLRDVKGIDLIELPAADQCCGFGGTFAMKNADVSVAMGSDKTAHVKETGAEVLVAGDNSCLAHIGGLLSRERSGIRTMHLAEILASTDKEPA, from the coding sequence ATGAGGGTTGCCCTGTTCGCCACGTGCTTCAACGACACGATGTGGCCCGAGACCCCGAAAGCCACAGTGTTGCTGCTCGAGCGACTGGGAGTCGACGTCGACTTCCCCCTCGAGCAGACCTGCTGCGGACAGATGTTCACCAACACCGGCTACGCCGACGAAGCCGTTCCCGGTGTGCGTGCGTTCGTCGAGGTCTTCGGCCGCTACGACGCCGTGGTCGCCCCGTCCGGGTCATGTGTGGGGTCGGTGCGTCATCAGCACCGCTGGCTCGCCGAGCGCACCGGTGACCGTACGTTGTGCTCAGCTGTCGACGCGCTGGTACCGAAGGTGTACGAGCTCAGCGAATTCCTCGTCGATGTTCTCGGCGTCACCGACGTCGGCGCGTACTTCCCCCACCGCGTGACCTATCACCCGACCTGCCATTCGTTGCGGATGCTGCATGTCGGCGACAAACCTTTGCAGCTGCTGCGCGACGTCAAGGGCATCGACCTCATCGAACTGCCTGCGGCCGATCAGTGCTGCGGATTCGGTGGCACGTTCGCGATGAAGAATGCCGACGTCTCGGTGGCCATGGGGTCGGACAAGACCGCCCATGTCAAGGAAACGGGAGCCGAAGTTCTTGTGGCGGGCGACAACTCATGTCTCGCCCACATCGGCGGGTTGTTGTCGCGGGAGCGCTCCGGTATCCGCACGATGCATCTGGCCGAGATCTTGGCGTCGACGGACAAGGAACCGGCATGA
- a CDS encoding GntR family transcriptional regulator → MTSREHTEPAYRALAATLRARIAEGRYREGIRLPTESELSDEFGLSRQTVRRAFQDLVAEGAVYRVPGRGTFATEGNGRYLRQLGSIEDLMNLSHDTTMEVVSAPRRLVDLDAAGRLRLDTDLVYRMVFRRFHDGVPFVLTTVWWPESVARSVLGRPEVAAGATSAHTMIGLLEPHLARPIAEAAQSITVAAADASVAGQVNCPEGHPMLRVDRLYSDADGNAVELAVSHFLPEHYTYRVTLRRNTT, encoded by the coding sequence ATGACCTCACGTGAGCACACCGAACCCGCCTATCGGGCGCTCGCCGCCACTTTGCGCGCGCGGATCGCGGAAGGGCGCTACCGCGAGGGGATTCGGTTGCCGACCGAGTCGGAACTGTCCGACGAGTTCGGTCTCAGTCGACAGACCGTGCGGCGTGCGTTCCAGGATCTGGTCGCCGAGGGGGCCGTGTACCGCGTGCCCGGCAGAGGGACGTTCGCCACCGAAGGCAACGGGCGGTACCTTCGGCAGCTCGGCTCCATCGAAGATCTGATGAACTTGTCACACGACACCACCATGGAGGTGGTGTCCGCACCCCGGCGACTGGTGGACCTCGACGCCGCCGGTCGGCTGCGCCTGGACACGGACCTGGTGTATCGCATGGTCTTTCGCCGCTTTCATGACGGCGTCCCGTTCGTCCTGACGACCGTGTGGTGGCCGGAATCGGTGGCCCGATCGGTACTCGGACGACCCGAGGTCGCGGCCGGGGCGACCAGCGCCCACACCATGATCGGTCTGCTCGAACCACACCTGGCGCGGCCGATCGCCGAAGCCGCGCAGTCCATCACGGTGGCCGCGGCGGATGCGTCGGTGGCCGGGCAGGTGAATTGTCCGGAGGGGCATCCGATGCTGCGGGTGGACCGCCTCTACAGCGATGCCGACGGGAACGCCGTCGAGTTGGCCGTGAGTCATTTCCTGCCCGAGCATTACACCTATCGGGTCACCTTGCGGCGCAACACCACCTGA
- a CDS encoding CopD family protein has protein sequence MLGAGRPEGPEALAVPSAIAVGAAVVLVGLGASPGLGLDPSVRIVGVTGGVWFVAALVSAWMRTADQAGEPSLTVSVGQFADTLGEGTPEVVELIAATLVVVLASVRLAGRMNPPVASFAVLGAIGLLATAITGHPSQSAVGPVLIGAHALAAAWWCGALAAMVMTIRGRAGWTTALPVFSQRAVWAVAVIAATGVITGLLEVGGLGELVGSGYGRILLAKSVGVIVLVMLGARHRRHWVPAVSRHRASEATSIRLAVGELLVMAVVLGLAVGLSTTAP, from the coding sequence GTGTTGGGTGCTGGCCGCCCCGAAGGGCCCGAGGCCCTGGCGGTGCCGTCGGCGATCGCCGTCGGAGCCGCCGTCGTGTTGGTCGGTCTCGGTGCGTCACCCGGCCTCGGACTTGACCCCTCGGTACGGATCGTCGGTGTGACCGGGGGTGTCTGGTTTGTCGCGGCGCTGGTCTCCGCCTGGATGCGCACGGCGGATCAGGCGGGGGAGCCGTCCCTGACGGTGAGCGTCGGACAGTTCGCCGACACGCTCGGTGAAGGGACACCCGAGGTGGTCGAGCTGATCGCGGCGACGCTGGTGGTGGTCCTGGCGTCGGTCCGGCTCGCCGGTCGCATGAACCCGCCGGTCGCGTCCTTTGCGGTTCTCGGCGCGATCGGGCTGCTCGCCACGGCCATCACCGGGCATCCGAGTCAGTCTGCCGTCGGCCCGGTACTTATCGGCGCACACGCGCTGGCCGCCGCCTGGTGGTGCGGCGCTCTTGCGGCGATGGTGATGACCATTCGGGGCCGCGCGGGCTGGACGACGGCTCTACCTGTCTTCTCGCAGCGGGCGGTGTGGGCGGTGGCGGTGATCGCCGCCACGGGGGTGATCACCGGTCTCCTGGAGGTCGGCGGTCTCGGCGAACTCGTCGGCTCCGGATACGGGCGCATCCTGCTGGCCAAGTCGGTCGGGGTGATCGTGCTCGTGATGCTGGGTGCGCGTCATCGTAGGCATTGGGTCCCCGCGGTCAGTCGGCACCGGGCATCAGAAGCGACGTCGATCCGGCTCGCCGTCGGTGAGCTGCTGGTGATGGCCGTGGTGCTCGGGTTGGCCGTCGGACTGTCGACCACCGCGCCCTGA
- a CDS encoding LutB/LldF family L-lactate oxidation iron-sulfur protein, whose product MTTARPSHQAGPPHVGVTATFVGMPKFPVAARAELADATQRRNLAHATDIIRTKRAGVVGELDNWEDLRLAAEAIKNRTLHHLDDYLVQFEENAIKAGAVVHWARDAQEANRIVTDLVRGAGADEVVKVKSMATQEIELNDALADAGIEAWETDLAELIVQLGDDWPSHILVPAIHRNRSEVREIFLRRMKEVGRPAPDDLTDDPRRLAEAARLHLREKFLRAEVGISGANFAVADTGSLVVVESEGNGRMCLTLPDTLISIVGIEKVLPSWHDLEVFLQVLPRSSTGERENPYTSVWTGVTPGDGPQNVHIVLLDNNRTTVLADEVGRDALRCIRCSACLNVCPVYERTGGHAYGSVYPGPIGAILTPQLRGTGSAVDQSLPYASSLCGACFDVCPVRIPIPDLLVHLRTRVVDEHRGRVPTAEAAGMKAMAWMFGDHRRLEAAQKAATSSNRLFRKRSTIGSIPGPLAGWSSARDIPVPPRETFRDWWKRERGTSRGHDGEVGR is encoded by the coding sequence ATGACAACCGCTCGACCCTCCCACCAGGCCGGACCCCCGCATGTCGGTGTGACCGCCACATTCGTCGGTATGCCGAAGTTCCCGGTGGCCGCACGTGCCGAACTCGCCGATGCGACCCAACGCCGAAATCTGGCCCACGCCACCGACATCATCCGCACCAAGCGGGCGGGTGTGGTCGGTGAGCTCGACAACTGGGAGGATCTGCGGCTGGCCGCGGAGGCGATCAAGAATCGGACCCTGCACCACCTCGACGACTACCTGGTGCAGTTCGAGGAGAACGCCATCAAGGCAGGCGCGGTGGTGCACTGGGCCCGGGATGCCCAGGAGGCCAACCGGATCGTCACCGATCTGGTCCGCGGGGCGGGCGCCGATGAGGTGGTCAAGGTCAAGTCGATGGCCACCCAGGAGATCGAACTCAACGATGCACTCGCCGACGCCGGTATCGAAGCCTGGGAGACCGACCTCGCCGAACTGATCGTGCAGCTCGGCGACGACTGGCCGAGCCACATCTTGGTCCCCGCCATCCACCGTAACCGCAGCGAGGTGCGCGAGATCTTCCTGCGCCGCATGAAAGAAGTCGGGCGACCGGCACCCGACGACCTGACCGACGATCCACGACGACTCGCGGAGGCGGCGCGGCTTCACTTGCGGGAGAAGTTCTTACGAGCCGAAGTCGGGATCAGCGGTGCCAACTTCGCCGTTGCCGACACCGGCAGTCTGGTCGTGGTCGAATCCGAGGGCAACGGCCGCATGTGCCTCACCCTGCCGGACACACTGATCTCGATCGTCGGCATCGAGAAGGTGCTGCCGAGCTGGCACGACCTCGAGGTCTTTCTCCAGGTGTTACCACGCTCGAGTACCGGAGAGCGAGAGAATCCCTACACGTCCGTCTGGACCGGCGTCACCCCGGGAGACGGCCCACAGAACGTCCACATCGTGCTGCTGGACAACAATCGCACCACCGTACTCGCCGACGAGGTGGGCCGGGACGCGTTGCGCTGCATCAGATGCTCGGCATGCCTGAACGTCTGCCCCGTCTACGAGCGCACCGGTGGACATGCGTACGGTTCGGTCTACCCTGGCCCGATCGGCGCGATCCTCACTCCTCAGCTGCGCGGCACCGGCTCGGCGGTCGACCAGTCGCTGCCGTATGCGTCCAGCCTCTGCGGTGCCTGTTTCGATGTCTGCCCGGTGCGGATACCGATCCCGGATCTACTGGTGCACTTGCGGACCCGGGTGGTCGACGAGCATCGCGGTCGGGTCCCGACGGCGGAGGCCGCGGGCATGAAGGCGATGGCCTGGATGTTCGGCGACCACCGACGACTCGAAGCCGCACAGAAGGCTGCGACGTCGAGCAACCGACTGTTCCGGAAACGCAGCACGATCGGCTCGATCCCCGGCCCGCTCGCGGGATGGAGTTCGGCTCGCGACATCCCCGTGCCACCGCGGGAGACCTTCCGCGACTGGTGGAAACGCGAACGTGGCACCTCACGCGGACACGACGGCGAGGTCGGGCGATGA